The genomic DNA AAGTCGGCATTATGATGGAGGATATCTCATCCCATATCATGGATATAGCGATGAATTCAGTTTCGGCAGGGGCGCAGCGCATCCGTGTCGCCGTGGAAAAGGACCCGCGGACGGCAATGCTGAGCCTCACGATAACCGATGACGGGGTCGGGATGGACCAGGAGACGCTGCAAAAGGTGCAGGACCCCTTCTTTTCAACGAAAACGGGAAGGAAGGTGGGGCTCGGCATACCCCTTCTGAAGGGGACGGCAGAGACGACGGGCGGCAGTTTCGAAATGACGAGCGCGAAGGGAGCGGGAACGACGATACGGGCGACCTTCGACTGTCGTCACCCTGATCTGCCCCCGCTGGGGAAGATACGGGACACCTTTCTCGTTCTTGTCGTGAGCCATCCCGAGGTCGATTTCGATCTTCGCTATTCAGTGGATGGCAGGTCCTTCGAGCTCGACACGGAGGAACTGAAAAGGGAACTGGACGGTGTCCCGGTGAACCACCCGGAAGTCATCAGTTTCCTTGGCAAATATCTTGACGAACATCTGTGATTTTATATAGATTGTTATCATCATAAGGAGGCCGAGAGATGAATCTTGAAGAGCTGAAGAAAATAAGGGAAAAGGCGCAAAAGGATGTGGAGCTGCGGCAGAAGCAGGCACGGGTGCGGATCGTCGTTGGGATGGGGACGAGCGGCATAGCCGCCGGCGCGCGTGACGTGCTCAAAACATTCGTTGAAGAGGTGGGGAAGCGCAACCTTTCCGACGTGGTCGTGACGCAGACGGGCGAGAAGGGCCTTGCCTCGCAGGAGCCGATGGTGGAGGTCTTCGAGGAGGACAAACCCGTCGTCGTGTACGGGAACATGGATTCGGAGAAGGCAAAAAGGGTGGTGGTGGAGCACGTGGTCAACGGGCACCCCGTTTCGGAATTTGCCATTTAGGCAACCAAAAAGGAGGCTGGCTTGGACAGGGAAGCTATTCTCAAGAAATTTGAACCAAACCTCAGCAACATACTTTACATCATGCACGATCTCCAGGATAACAACCCGGAGAGGTATCTCGCCAAGGAAGACATCGAGGTCTGTGCGGACTATCTCAACGTCCCGTACAGTTACGTGCACAGCGTTGCAAGCTTCTACACGATGTTCAGCCTCAAACCCCGGGGCAGGAACATCATACGCCTCTGCGAGTCCCCTCCGTGCCATCTCATGGGGGCGCACTCGCTTCTCGAATACCTCAAGGGTTCACTGAAGGTCGACGTGGGGGGGACAACCAAGGACGGAATATTCACGCTGGAACTGACGAGCTGCCTCGGCGCCTGTGGTGTGGCACCAGCCATGATGCTTAACGAAGAGATGTTCGGCAATCTCACACCGGAGAAGGTCGATGCCATCCTTGACAAGAGGAGAAAAGAGATATGAACCTCGTAAGAAACCACGTA from Syntrophorhabdus sp. includes the following:
- a CDS encoding (2Fe-2S) ferredoxin domain-containing protein — protein: MNLEELKKIREKAQKDVELRQKQARVRIVVGMGTSGIAAGARDVLKTFVEEVGKRNLSDVVVTQTGEKGLASQEPMVEVFEEDKPVVVYGNMDSEKAKRVVVEHVVNGHPVSEFAI
- a CDS encoding ATP-binding protein; its protein translation is MEDISSHIMDIAMNSVSAGAQRIRVAVEKDPRTAMLSLTITDDGVGMDQETLQKVQDPFFSTKTGRKVGLGIPLLKGTAETTGGSFEMTSAKGAGTTIRATFDCRHPDLPPLGKIRDTFLVLVVSHPEVDFDLRYSVDGRSFELDTEELKRELDGVPVNHPEVISFLGKYLDEHL
- a CDS encoding NAD(P)H-dependent oxidoreductase subunit E codes for the protein MDREAILKKFEPNLSNILYIMHDLQDNNPERYLAKEDIEVCADYLNVPYSYVHSVASFYTMFSLKPRGRNIIRLCESPPCHLMGAHSLLEYLKGSLKVDVGGTTKDGIFTLELTSCLGACGVAPAMMLNEEMFGNLTPEKVDAILDKRRKEI